A genomic window from Prunus persica cultivar Lovell chromosome G2, Prunus_persica_NCBIv2, whole genome shotgun sequence includes:
- the LOC18785990 gene encoding receptor-like protein 2 yields the protein MAHDFLLFLLFSCIISTNIHACKQTERNSLLSFAATLSSPPLNWTSLDCCCWKGITCDQDGWVTRLLLSSKGLKGGISPFSLANLTHLTHLNLSHNSLYGSLETQFFLSLNQVEILDLSYNHIFGKLPLSLPSINIRIVDLSSNHFFGAIPSSFFQQASNLTSFNVSNNTFTGYVPSSICLQHYSPFLRLLDFSSNVFSGNLAPGLGKCSKLQVFRAGHNNISGLFPEDIYNATKVEEIALPFNSLHGAISDKIVNFTNLAILDLSFNQFGGELPLNLGKLSKLKFVTLDFNNLEGVLPPSLMNCTNLVELHLGINHLEGDISVLDFSRLSQLTKLDLMINNFTGTVPVSLYSCRFLKAIRLTGNHLEGQIQAEILSLKSLSFLSLGFNQFTNLTGAMKILMSCRSLHALFLTGSFVGERMPSDDDMVDFHGFQNLRILALVNSNLTGQIPLWLSKLKNLEVLALRSNQITGPIPSWLGTLPRLFYIGLSENRISGEFPKQLCRLPSLLYEPNIASQVDNYELEFPAFSFTISKTGNQTFTSQTLHFYPATIDLSKNNISGYIPSEIGQLQLLRKLALDSNNFSGIIPDQISNLTNLEVLNLSMNHLCGIIPSSLASLNFLKEFNVSYNNLEGPIPIGSQLQTFDASAFEGNPKLCGAPLPNKCGPSKGIDADNKNNKDVDNGLHQLPWFYIFTALGFIVGFWGVCGSLVISKTWRYVYFRFIDNLQDRLYVMIS from the coding sequence ATGGCTCATgacttccttctcttcctcttattCTCTTGCAttatatctacaaatattcatGCCTGCAAACAGACTGAACGCAACTCCCTCCTGTCATTTGCCGCCACTCTATCTTCTCCTCCTTTAAATTGGACATCCCTTGATTGCTGTTGTTGGAAGGGCATCACTTGTGATCAAGATGGTTGGGTCACCCGTTTGCTCTTATCTTCCAAAGGGCTCAAAGGAGGTATCTCTCCCTTTTCACTTGCAAATCTCACCCATCTCACCCACTTGAACCTTTCCCACAATTCACTATATGGTTCACTTGAAACTCAGTTCTTCTTGTCTTTGAATCAAGTTGAGATCCTTGATTTGAGCTATAACCATATTTTTGGAAAACTACCACTTTCTCTACCATCTATTAATATACGGATAGTTGATTTGTCCAGCAATCACTTCTTTGGTGCAATTCCATCTTCATTCTTCCAACAAGCAAGCAACTTGACTAGTTTCAATGTCAGCAACAATACCTTCACAGGATATGTCCCATCATCTATTTGTCTCCAACATTATTCTCCCTTCCTTAGgctattggatttttcttccaatgtATTTAGTGGCAACCTTGCTCCTGGGCTAGGGAAGTGTTCCAAACTGCAGGTTTTTCGTGCCGGTCACAATAACATCTCAGGATTATTTCCAGAAGATATTTATAATGCTACCAAAGTTGAAGAAATTGCATTACCTTTCAATTCACTACATGGAGCCATTAGTGATAAAATTGTCAACTTCACCAACCTTGCCATCCTTGACCTTTCCTTTAATCAGTTTGGTGGCGAGCTTCCCCTCAATTTGGGGAAGCTCTCCAAGTTGAAGTTTGTGACCTTAGATTTCAACAATTTAGAAGGTGTGTTGCCCCCATCTTTGATGAATTGCACAAACCTTGTAGAACTGCATTTGGGAATAAACCACTTGGAAGGAGACATCTCTGTGCTTGATTTCTCAAGACTGAGTCAACTTACTAAACTCGACCTAATGATCAATAACTTCACTGGTACGGTTCCAGTAAGCCTTTACTCATGTAGGTTCCTAAAAGCCATTCGGTTGACTGGAAATCATCTAGAGGGACAAATACAAGCTGAGATACTTTCATTGAAATCCTTGTCCTTCCTCTCGCTTGGTTTCAACCAATTCACCAACCTCACAGGGGCAATGAAGATATTGATGAGTTGCAGAAGTCTTCACGCACTCTTTCTTACGGGTTCCTTTGTGGGTGAGCGAATGCCATCTGATGATGACATGGTTGATTTTCACGGATTCCAAAATCTTCGGATCTTGGCTTTGGTTAATTCTAACCTCACTGGTCAAATACCTTTATGGTTATCAAAGCTCAAGAATCTAGAGGTCTTGGCTCTACGTTCTAATCAAATCACAGGGCCAATTCCAAGTTGGTTGGGGACTCTTCCTAGACTGTTTTATATAGGCTTGTCAGAAAACCGAATTTCAGGTGAATTTCCAAAGCAACTTTGTCGACTACCAAGTTTGCTTTATGAACCTAATATTGCATCTCAAGTAGACAattatgaacttgaatttccTGCCTTCAGCTTCACCATCAGCAAAACCGGAAATCAAACTTTTACATCGCAAACATTACATTTTTATCCAGCAACGATAGATTTGTCTAAGAATAACATTAGTGGTTATATACCTTCTGAGATCGGCCAATTGCAGCTTCTCCGCAAGTTGGCTCTTGACTCCAACAACTTCTCTGGCATCATTCCAGACCAAATATCTAACCTAACAAATTTAGAGGTTTTGAACCTCTCTATGAATCACTTGTGTGGAATAATCCCATCGTCATTGGCGAGCCTTAATTTCTTGAAAGAATTTAATGTCTCCTACAATAACCTCGAAGGACCAATACCAATAGGCTCCCAACTCCAAACTTTCGACGCTTCTGCCTTTGAAGGGAATCCAAAACTTTGTGGTGCCCCACTTCCAAATAAGTGCGGACCAAGTAAGGGCATTGATGCAGATAACAAGAACAATAAAGACGTGGACAATGGACTTCATCAACTTCCgtggttttatattttcacTGCGTTGGGGTTCATAGTAGGATTTTGGGGAGTTTGTGGTTCTTTAGTTATTAGCAAGACATGGAGATATGTGTATTTTCGATTCATAGACAATCTACAAGATAGGCTCTATGTGATGATAAGTTGA